One window from the genome of Salvia miltiorrhiza cultivar Shanhuang (shh) chromosome 7, IMPLAD_Smil_shh, whole genome shotgun sequence encodes:
- the LOC130993697 gene encoding zinc finger protein 5, whose product MHSQITNSIFSCYIRRGATLSFEHTLYKPRKNSPLLQFIYQFKIMGKNSVSAWSQENSNSNKKLKLFGVEVEQFDDDDNSKGGWLEGDDSVNSSGSSTVTDKPEAEDKKFECQYCFKVFANSQALGGHQNAHKKERLRKKRLQLQARKASINCYIQPFYYNNNQNSDRHSLNYYGSNPAWFYDPEFSVYEEQQPQPQPQISFGAGPSSRVGVDHVPFHQDTRAFSLTHKSRPLLINKPSSMPNSNTRKNLDLQLGLSLHSTI is encoded by the coding sequence ATGCATAGTCAAATAACCAATAGCATATTTAGTTGCTATATAAGAAGAGGCGCAACATTATCATTTGAACACACCTTATACAAACCAAGAAAAAACTCTCCCCTTCTTCAATTCATATATCAATTCAAGATTATGGGCAAAAATAGTGTCTCAGCTTGGTCTCAAGAAAATTCCAATAGTAATAAAAAGCTGAAATTATTCGGAGTGGAGGTGGAGcaatttgatgatgatgataatagcAAGGGCGGGTGGTTGGAGGGCGACGACAGCGTGAACTCGTCGGGCTCCTCCACGGTGACCGACAAACCAGAGGCGGAGGACAAGAAGTTCGAGTGCCAATACTGCTTCAAGGTTTTTGCAAACTCGCAGGCTTTAGGAGGCCACCAAAATGCACACAAGAAGGAAAGGTTGAGGAAAAAGAGGCTGCAGCTTCAAGCAAGAAAGGCCAGCATCAATTGCTACATTCAACCTTTTTATTACAACAACAATCAAAATAGTGATAGGCATTCTCTGAATTATTATGGGTCTAATCCTGCATGGTTCTATGATCCCGAATTTTCGGTTTACGAGGAGCAGCAGCCGCAGCCGCAGCCGCAGATCAGTTTTGGTGCTGGTCCGTCGTCAAGGGTCGGGGTCGACCATGTTCCATTTCATCAAGACACGCGCGCGTTTAGTCTCACGCACAAGTCGAGGCCCCTCCTCATCAACAAGCCTTCCTCCATGCCTAATTCCAACACTAGGAAAAATTTGGATCTTCAATTAGGCTTGAGTTTGCATTCTACGATTTGA
- the LOC130994010 gene encoding uncharacterized protein LOC130994010, with protein sequence MPLHAYTISSQRPSSMILDAVVGERWSDIMDAEAAALREDNPLNTKVVFSSDQAVVLEVEIPGFSFFAAFVHASCNYISRRLLWEDLAGYAAGSLVIIGDFNALLGAHERRGRRNPSAISCREFWDFIDDNMLFQPVSSGPIFTWTDRRRFPYTTESVLDRVLISASFSDYWENINYRVLPRVGSDHSPIILSCSFSQIHAQKHFRFLNMWCSHSGFLDLVKHSWSLEIDVRCPMVRVMRKLKRLRKDLKTWNKETFGNFNVALSGLYEQLTSLQTVIGVSGYTEDLFDQEIQLEASINTMLSRQASLIQQQSRIKWLSDGDRNTKFFQNMVRMRRSRLNIKQLRIGDSLIDDHTIMADHVVQFYVDLFTDSIPDMDRSWIGRHVPTLVTQNQGESLICCPSEDEIRATVFSMNCNGAPGPDSFSGKFFQVTWDIICSDVISAVQRFFMRHYLPKGLNSNFLTLLPKKDDAMSISDYRPIVLFGFVAGRSIHEGILLASEGVNCMNRSRKGNNMDLKVDIKKAFDTLNWEFVDVVLMAFGFPTVFRNWIQTIFASVRISVMFNGVVHGYFACSRGVRQGDPLSPILFGLAEDLLSRLLLHAVDNGFISQMQMSRQLSFPSHLLWKGLQLSMAGRVCLVASVIQSTAVHSMLIYQWPAKLLHDLDKACRSFIWTGCITSKARSSVAWNRVCAPKVRGGLGVKSFSDINNSFMFRLGWQILKERTLGFNLFRRRYLSPLLRPSSRWFSSSIWLSVRKPLQQIVQDTFCIIGRRDSISFWHDNWLGYKLSSRLRIPSYMAHFLTHKVSDFYFDDVWHLTDSFLEAFPEVAFDIISLPTGDIGDDRAWVHSRFGNISAALAFDHFAPSFPSVDWGKWIWAPFIPVRRSITCCRIILGRLPTMDALQRCGFIGPNICSLCLNAEENIDHLFWGCNFAKHLWDFLFSWFEMEVPIFHDIGSFIIFAMNYSATAQVTSLWRVGVITILWGFWNSRNHLIFQNVAASPHAIIKLLKISFLEAATNFKLGSMANSVLELGILRRLGVAGNPRPAPVNIDVGWSLPSPSWLKANIDGSIRGNPTVMHAGGVVRNAFNSVVACFHFSAGAGFAFEAELFTFIIILERAAVHQWYNLWIESDSTYVVNVFNNREVPVPWRFRSRWHAALKGVEQFNISCSHNYREGNRVADYLASSLSQEGFWLHSIPEIAQLFVLGCLFGAWWEPGGLGGDGTAGTSEVSSPQFPPHHVSFLFSFLFSLYLDGWLEHSLLGLMQDVVQDMVEDVLLVGALHQPPSSIGSYGGINAYVAVMQLTSSRGEQKSNRH encoded by the exons ATGCCGTTGCATGCTTATACTATTTCTTCCCAACGTCCATCTTCGATGATTTTGGATGCGGTGGTTGGCGAACGTTGGAGTGATATTATGGACGCGGAAGCGGCTGCGCTTCGTGAGGATAATCCTC TTAATACTAAGGTTGTCTTTTCCTCTGATCAAGCAGTGGTGCTTGAGGTTGAAATTCCGGGGTTCTCTTTCTTTGCGGCTTTTGTGCATGCGAGTTGTAATTATATCTCGCGTCGTTTACTTTGGGAGGATTTGGCGGGTTACGCTGCTGGTAGCCTAGTCATCATTGGTGACTTTAATGCTCTCCTGGGGGCGCATGAGCGAAGGGGTCGGCGCAACCCTAGCGCTATTTCTTGTCGAGAGTTTTGGGATTTTATTGATGACAATATGCTTTTTCAGCCGGTCTCTTCTGGGCCTATTTTCACTTGGACTGATAGGCGGCGTTTTCCTTACACCACGGAGTCAGTTTTAGATCGTGTTCTTATTTCTGCTTCGTTTTCTGATTACTGGGAGAATATCAATTATCGTGTTCTTCCGCGGGTGGGTTCTGACCATTCTCCTATTATTCTCAGTTGTTCGTTTTCTCAGATTCATGCTCAGAAGCATTTTCGTTTTCTGAATATGTGGTGTTCTCACTCGGGCTTTTTGGATTTGGTGAAACATTCCTGGTCTCTGGAGATTGATGTTCGTTGCCCTATGGTGCGAGTAATGCGTAAACTCAAGCGGCTGCGCAAGGACTTGAAGACTTGGAATAAAGAGACTTTTGGAAATTTCAACGTTGCCTTGTCTGGTTTATATGAGCAACTCACCTCCCTTCAGACTGTCATTGGGGTTTCTGGCTACACGGAGGATTTGTTTGATCAGGAGATACAGCTTGAAGCTTCAATTAACACTATGCTCTCGCGTCAAGCTTCTCTTATACAGCAGCAGAGTCGTATCAAATGGCTCTCAGATGGGGACCGTAACACTAAATTCTTTCAAAATATGGTGAGGATGCGGAGATCTCGTCTGAACATTAAGCAGCTTCGCATTGGAGATTCTTTGATTGATGATCACACGATTATGGCAGATCACGTGGTTCAGTTTTACGTCGATCTTTTTACTGATTCTATTCCGGATATGGATCGATCTTGGATTGGTAGGCACGTTCCTACTTTGGTTACTCAGAATCAAGGGGAGTCGCTCATTTGTTGCCCTTCGGAGGATGAGATACGGGCAACGGTTTTTTCTATGAATTGCAATGGTGCTCCGGGGCCGGATAGTTTCAGTGGTAAATTTTTTCAGGTTACTTGGGATATTATATGTTCGGATGTGATCTCCGCGGTGCAACGTTTTTTCATGAGACATTACTTGCCTAAGGGTTTGAATTCCAATTTCTTAACTCTGCTCCCTAAGAAGGATGACGCCATGTCTATTTCTGATTATAGGCCTATTGTCTTg TTCGGGTTTGTGGCGGGGCGCTCGATACATGAAGGTATTTTGCTCGCGTCAGAAGGTGTTAATTGCATGAATCGGTCTCGTAAAGGGAATAATATGGACTTGAAGGTGGATATTAAAAAGGCTTTTGATACTCTGAATTGGGAGTTCGTGGATGTGGTTCTTATGGCGTTTGGTTTTCCTACGGTCTTCAGAAATTGGATTCAGACTATCTTCGCTTCAGTTCGTATTTCTGTCATGTTTAATGGTGTGGTTCATGGTTATTTTGCTTGTAGTAGAGGAGTGAGGCAAGGTGATCCTCTCTCTCCCATTCTTTTCGGTTTAGCTGAAGATCTTTTGAGTAGATTGCTGCTCCACGCGGTTGATAATGGTTTTATTTCCCAGATGCAAATGTCTCGCCAGTTGAGTTTCCCATCGCATTTGTT GTGGAAAGGTTTACAACTTTCTATGGCCGGACGGGTTTGTTTAGTTGCTTCGGTGATTCAGAGCACGGCGGTGCATAGCATGCTTATTTATCAATGGCCGGCTAAGCTGCTTCATGATCTTGATAAGGCTTGCCGTTCGTTTATTTGGACTGGATGTATCACGTCAAAGGCTCGTTCCTCGGTTGCGTGGAATAGGGTTTGCGCTCCTAAGGTGAGGGGTGGTTTGGGTGTGAAGAGCTTTTCTGATATCAACAACAGCTTTATGTTCCGATTGGGCTGGCAAATTCTTAAGGAACGAACTCTCGGTTTTAATCTCTTTCGTCGGCGTTATCTCTCTCCGCTGTTGCGTCCTTCCTCCAGATGGTTTTCCTCCTCTATCTGGCTTAGTGTTCGTAAGCCGCTTCAGCAGATCGTGCAGGACACGTTCTGTATTATTGGCCGGAGAGATTCCATCTCTTTTTGGCATGACAATTGGCTCGGGTATAAGCTCTCCTCGCGTCTTCGTATTCCGAGCTACATGGCTCATTTTCTCACGCACAAAGTGtcagatttttattttgatgatgtttggcaTCTCACTGATTCGTTTCTGGAAGCTTTTCCTGAGGTTGCTTTCGACATTATTTCGCTTCCGACTGGGGATATAGGTGATGATCGTGCTTGGGTGCACTCTCGGTTTGGCAATATTTCGGCTGCTTTGGCTTTTGATCATTTCGCTCCATCTTTTCCTTCGGTGGATTGGGGGAAGTGGATTTGGGCACCTTTCATCCCGGTGCGTCGTTCTATCACTTGCTGTCGGATTATTTTGGGTCGTCTTCCCACTATGGATGCGCTTCAACGTTGTGGCTTCATTGGGCCTAATATTTGCAGCCTTTGTCTCAATGCAGAGGAAAACATTGATCATCTTTTTTGGGGTTGCAATTTTGCTAAGCATTTATGGGATTTTCTTTTCTCTTGGTTTGAGATGGAGGTTCCGATTTTTCATGATATTGGCAGTTTCATTATCTTTGCTATGAATTATAGTGCAACTGCGCAGGTGACAAGCCTCTGGCGTGTGGGCGTTATTACGATCCTTTGGGGTTTCTGGAACTCTCGCAATCATTTGATTTTTCAAAACGTTGCTGCTTCACCCCATGCTATCATAAAGCTTCTTAAGATTTCCTTTTTGGAGGCGGCGACCAATTTTAAATTAGGAAGCATGGCGAACTCAGTGTTGGAGCTAGGGATCCTTCGTCGTCTTGGTGTTGCAGGCAATCCGCGGCCTGCTCCGGTGAACATTGATGTTGGTTGGTCTCTCCCTTCTCCTTCTTGGCTCAAAGCTAATATCGATGGATCCATTCGGGGTAACCCTACGGTGATGCATGCGGGTGGTGTGGTCAGAAATGCCTTTAATTCGGTGGTGGCGTGCTTTCACTTTTCAGCAGGGGCGGGTTTCGCCTTCGAGGCGGAACTTTTTACTTTTATCATCATTCTGGAGAGGGCTGCTGTTCATCAATGGTATAACCTTTGGATTGAGTCTGATTCGACATATGTAGTTAATGTCTTTAATAATCGGGAGGTTCCGGTCCCGTGGCGTTTCCGGAGCAGATGGCATGCTGCGCTCAAAGGTGTTGAGCAGTTCAATATCAGTTGCTCTCATAACTACCGGGAAGGTAATCGCGTTGCCGATTACCTTGCTTCCTCTCTTTCGCAGGAAGGGTTTTGGCTACATTCTATTCCTGAGATTGCACAGCTG TTTGTCCTGGGTTGTTTGTTCGGTGCTTGGTGGGAACCGGGGGGACTTGGGGGTGATGGTACGGCCGGAACTTCCGAAGTCTCCTCACCTCAGTTTCCGCCGCACCATGTTTCGTTCTTGTTTTCGTTCTTGTTTTCGTTGTatctagacgg ATGGCTAGAACACAGCCTACTCGGTCTAATGCAGGACGTGGTTCAGGATATGGTAGAGGATGTTCTATTGGTCGGGGCACTCCATCAGCCTCCATCATCTATAGGATCATATGGAGGCATCAATGCGTATGTTGCGGTCATGCAATTGACTTCatctaggggtgagcagaaatcGAACCGACACTAA